TTCATTTAAAGCTGCTTCGTCTTTACAGAATATAGATACTTTTCCATCATCATTTATATCTATTGTAGCACCTGTTTGGTCTATTATTCCTTTTATATTTTTACCTCCAGGTCCTATTAATACAGCTATTTTGTCAGTAGGTATAGTCATTTGATAAATTCTCGGTACATTTGATTTAATTGGAGCTGGTTCAGAGATTGTATTATTCATTAATACTAATATCTCATTTCTAGCATCTAAAGCTTGTTTTAAAGCTATTCTCATTATCTCTTCAGTTATTCCTGTAATTTTTATATCCATTTGAAGAGCTGTAATTCCATTTTTTGTTCCAGCAACTTTAAAGTCCATATCTCCAAGGTGATCTTCAAGTCCCATTATATCTGTTAATACAGTGAACTCATCTCCCTCTTTAATAAGTCCCATAGCTATTCCAGCAACATGCTCTTTTATTGGTACTCCAGCTGCCATAAGTGAAAGTGACCCTCCACATATAGAAGCTTGTGATGATGAACCATTTGATTCAGTTATCTCAGATACAACTCTTACTGTATATGGGAATTCTTCTTCAGATGGAACAACATATTTTAAAGCTCTTTCTGCTAGTGATCCGTGTCCTAACTCTCTTCTTCCAGGTGCACCCATTCTTCCTGTTTCTCCTACTGAGTAAGGTGGGAAGTTATAATGTAAGTAGAATTTTTTGTAGTACTCTTTCTCTAAATCATCAACTAATTGCTCATCCTCTTTTGTTCCTAAAGTAGTTACAACGATAGCTTGAGTCTCTCCTCTTGTAAACATAGCTGAACCGTGTGGGATAGGTAAACAATCAACTTCTGCAAATAATGGTCTAATTTCAGTTGTTTTTCTTCCGTCAACTCTATGTTTGTGGTAAAGAATAGCGTCTCTTACTAATTTTTTCATAAGGTCATGGTAGTAACCTTTAAATTCAATTAGAACATCTTCAGGTATCTCTACCTCTTCTCCTTCACCATAATTTTCAACTTTGAAAGTCTCTAATAATTCAGCCTCTAGAGAATCTACTGCTTCCTCTCTATTTTTCTTACCTAATGTAAGAACAGCAGCTTTTAATCTTTCCATTCCTCTTTCATCTATGAAGTTTTTAACTATTGGCATAACTTCTGGTTTTACAAACTCTATCTTCTCTTTTCCAATCTCTTTTGCAAAAGCCTCTTGGAAGTCACATATTTTCTTAATATTTTCGTGAGCAAACATTATCGCCTTTAACATTGTTTCCTCATCTAGCTCATTAGCTCCAGCCTCAACCATGTTGATAGCCTCTCTTGTTCCAGCTACAGCAAGTTCTAACTCACTTGCTTCTAACTCTTCTGGAGTAGGATTTAAGATGAACTCTCCATTTTTATATCCAACTACAACTCCAGCAACTGGTCCTAAAAATGGTAAATCAGATAACATTAAAGCCATTGATGAACCAATTATTCCTAGATAATCTGGTGTATTTTTTTCATCAAATGATAAAACTGTATTTACAATGTGTACATCATAGTTGAATCCATCTGGGAACATTGGTCTTATAGGTCTATCTATAAGTCTTGCTGTAAGTGTTGCATTTGTTGAAGCTTTTCCCTCTCTTTTGTTAAATCCACCAGGGAATTTTCCAGCAGCATAGAATTTCTCTATATAGTCAACTGTAAGTGGGAAAAAATCATTTTCCTTTCTAGGCTCCTTACTTCTATTAACTGTACTTAATAATACAGTATCTCCATATTGAACCATTACAGCTCCACACGATTGTCTAGCTATTTTTCCATTAGAAAATGTAAGCGTTCTACCAGCTAATTCCATTTGAACTTTTCTTTCATCAAACATTATTTTCCTCCTAATTATTCTCAGATTAGGAAGTAAATAATAAGGAGTAAAGAAATAGCTCCTATTACCTTACTTCTTACTACTTAACCTTCCTAATCTCTTTTTTTAAACTATTATAACATTTTTAATATTAAAAATCAAATTTTACATAACTCTTTATTTTATTTTTTTGAAAAAATTGGTATAATATATTGAAAGTCAATTAAATATTTTTTAAGGAGGAGGTATGAGAAAAAACAGATTGCTCTTTCTGATGGTTTTACCGTTCCTTTTTATTCCATCTAAAAGCTTTGGTAAAACTTTAAATTTTACCTCAAAAGAGGATATTGAAATAAAAAAACTAAAAAAAGAGATTCAACTTCTTGAGAATAAAATATCTCAACTTGAAGAGATTAAAAAAAATAGATTGATTAAAAATAAAAAAAATCTGAAAATAGGGCTAGCTCTTAGCGGTGGAGGAGCCAAAGGACTTGCACATATAGGTGTATTAAGAGTTTTAGAAGAGTTAGGAATACGCCCTGACTATATAGCTGGAACAAGTATGGGAGCTGTTGTTGGAGCTCTATACTCAGCTGGCTACTCTCTTGATCAGATTGAAAGTATTTTAACCAAAAATGATTGGGATAGTTTTATCAATGGTTCATTCATAGATGATAAAGTTCCTCTAGAAAAAAAGGTTAACAATAAAAAATATATGCTTTCTATCAGATATGATAATAAATTTAATTTCTCTCTTCCAAAGGGGTTTGGAAATAATCAGATGATATATTTTGAATTAAAAAAGCTTTTAAGCAATGTTGATAATATAAATAACTTTGATGAACTTCCTATCCCTATGAGAATAATAACTACTGACCTCAATACTGGAGAGGCTGTGGCTATGAAAGAGGGAGATTTAGCAAAGGTTATCACTGCTAGTATAGCTATACCAACTGTATTTGATCCTGTTGAAATAGATGGGCGTCTCTATATTGATGGACTTGTTTCTCGTAATTTTCCAGTTGTAGATGTTATAGATATGGGAGCTGACATCGTAATTGGAAGTGATGTTGGAAATGAGATAAAAGATAAAAAAGATTACAACATAATCAGTGTTCTAAATCAATTAGTTGCTATTCAAAGTGCTTCATCTACTAGTGAACAAAGAGAGTTAACCTCTATCTTAATAACTCCAGATGTACTTGAGTACTCAGCTACTAATTTAGAAAAGGGTAAACTTTTTGTAGAAAAAGGAGAGGAGGCAGCAAGAAAGCAACTTCCACTTTTAAAAGATTTGCCAAAGGTGAAGAGGGAAAATTATCTAACCTCTTCTGAAAAAGGTAGCTCAAAAAATATTGTAATAAAAAATATAGAGTATAAAAATAGTATATCTGAAAAAAACAGATCTATTATAAATAGTATTTTAGAAAATATTTTAAATAGAGAAATCTCAGCTGAAGAGTTAGAAAGTTCTATGATGAAGGTTTATGGAAACGATATTATAAATCGTATTTACTATGAAATTCAAGATAATACTTTAGTTATTGATGCAGATATCAATCCTAATAACTCCTTTGGAGTTAGTGTAAACTATTTGACTGGCTATGGAACAACATTTGATGTAGGGACTACCCTTACTAATTTTGGTAAAATCGGAAGTAATACCCTAGTTGATTTTCAAGTTGGAGATTATCTTGGGCTTAATTTAAAAAACTTTGCTTACTATGGATATTCTAATAAAATAGGTATTTTTACCAACTTAGGTTACAATGAAAATCCATTTTTCATATATGATGGGGATAAAAAAATATCTGATTCCCTTGTTAAAAGTGTTGATTTTGAAATTGGATTACTTACCCAATATAATAATCAGCTTATAGCATCTTATGGTATTAAAAACTCCTATAGTAAATTACTTCAAGAGACAGGTTCAATATATTCAGAGGACATTGAATACTCTAAAAACTATAATGGAGCTTTTTTTAGAACTACATTTGACACATTAGATTCAAATACCCACGCTAACTCTGGAGTTAAGCTTGATTTTGAATATAGCTGGGAGGGAAGTTTTGATAAATCTAACTCTAACTTTTATGGTCCTCTTTACTCCTTTGATGGTTATGTTCCTATCAATAAAAAATTCACCTTCAACTACGGATTATATGGAGGAGTTATCTCTGGAGATGGAGTTACTTCAATAGATAAGTTTATCCGTTTAGGTGGAACAAAGAACAATATGCATAACAAAGACTTTGCTTTCTATGGTTATAGATATCAGCAAAAGCTTGTTGATGAGTTCTTGATTGGAAAACTTGCCTTAATATATAAACTAGATTCAAATCTATATCTCAGTGCCCGTTGGAATATAGGAACCTACAGCGATTTAGAGACAGAGAGCTATCCAAATTCTAAAAAAATATGGGAAGATTACTCTCAGGGGTTTGATATATCTATTACCTATGAAAGTATCTTTGGTCCCTTTGAATTCTCACTAGCTCGTAACAATGAGAAAGAGAAGATACTATCTCAAATCAGTATCGGATATATTTTTGAATAGTTTTTATTTTAAAAAACACTATAAATTAAAAGAGGAGCTATTACATTTTATCTTTGTAATAGCTCCTAAATTTTATACTTTACTATTCTGCGTAAAGCTCTTCAAGTCTAGCTTGAACTCTTTCATCTTCTAAGTATTCATCATAAGTCATTGTCTTATCTAAGATTCCATTAGGTGTAATCTCTATAATTCTGTTAGCTACAGTTTGAATAAACTCGTGGTCATGAGCTCCAAATAGGATTGTTCCTTTAAAGTTTATTAAAGCTTTGTTCAGTGATGTAATTGACTCTAGGTCTAAGTGG
This window of the Candidatus Fusobacterium pullicola genome carries:
- the pnp gene encoding polyribonucleotide nucleotidyltransferase; protein product: MFDERKVQMELAGRTLTFSNGKIARQSCGAVMVQYGDTVLLSTVNRSKEPRKENDFFPLTVDYIEKFYAAGKFPGGFNKREGKASTNATLTARLIDRPIRPMFPDGFNYDVHIVNTVLSFDEKNTPDYLGIIGSSMALMLSDLPFLGPVAGVVVGYKNGEFILNPTPEELEASELELAVAGTREAINMVEAGANELDEETMLKAIMFAHENIKKICDFQEAFAKEIGKEKIEFVKPEVMPIVKNFIDERGMERLKAAVLTLGKKNREEAVDSLEAELLETFKVENYGEGEEVEIPEDVLIEFKGYYHDLMKKLVRDAILYHKHRVDGRKTTEIRPLFAEVDCLPIPHGSAMFTRGETQAIVVTTLGTKEDEQLVDDLEKEYYKKFYLHYNFPPYSVGETGRMGAPGRRELGHGSLAERALKYVVPSEEEFPYTVRVVSEITESNGSSSQASICGGSLSLMAAGVPIKEHVAGIAMGLIKEGDEFTVLTDIMGLEDHLGDMDFKVAGTKNGITALQMDIKITGITEEIMRIALKQALDARNEILVLMNNTISEPAPIKSNVPRIYQMTIPTDKIAVLIGPGGKNIKGIIDQTGATIDINDDGKVSIFCKDEAALNETIKLVNSYVKDVEVGEVYTGKVTSIQKFGAFMEILPGKEGLLHVSEISQERVEKVEDVLKVGDVFDVKVISTDNGKISLSKKRV
- a CDS encoding patatin-like phospholipase family protein — translated: MRKNRLLFLMVLPFLFIPSKSFGKTLNFTSKEDIEIKKLKKEIQLLENKISQLEEIKKNRLIKNKKNLKIGLALSGGGAKGLAHIGVLRVLEELGIRPDYIAGTSMGAVVGALYSAGYSLDQIESILTKNDWDSFINGSFIDDKVPLEKKVNNKKYMLSIRYDNKFNFSLPKGFGNNQMIYFELKKLLSNVDNINNFDELPIPMRIITTDLNTGEAVAMKEGDLAKVITASIAIPTVFDPVEIDGRLYIDGLVSRNFPVVDVIDMGADIVIGSDVGNEIKDKKDYNIISVLNQLVAIQSASSTSEQRELTSILITPDVLEYSATNLEKGKLFVEKGEEAARKQLPLLKDLPKVKRENYLTSSEKGSSKNIVIKNIEYKNSISEKNRSIINSILENILNREISAEELESSMMKVYGNDIINRIYYEIQDNTLVIDADINPNNSFGVSVNYLTGYGTTFDVGTTLTNFGKIGSNTLVDFQVGDYLGLNLKNFAYYGYSNKIGIFTNLGYNENPFFIYDGDKKISDSLVKSVDFEIGLLTQYNNQLIASYGIKNSYSKLLQETGSIYSEDIEYSKNYNGAFFRTTFDTLDSNTHANSGVKLDFEYSWEGSFDKSNSNFYGPLYSFDGYVPINKKFTFNYGLYGGVISGDGVTSIDKFIRLGGTKNNMHNKDFAFYGYRYQQKLVDEFLIGKLALIYKLDSNLYLSARWNIGTYSDLETESYPNSKKIWEDYSQGFDISITYESIFGPFEFSLARNNEKEKILSQISIGYIFE